The following are encoded in a window of Rubellicoccus peritrichatus genomic DNA:
- the tilS gene encoding tRNA lysidine(34) synthetase TilS yields MSKVSSGHDSKQNWQSLAVLLSARLAEPSLHPDAMVALEESQGSIGIACSGGADSLCLLLLIWERFPQLRERMIVLHYNHGLRGEESDNDEVFVSLVAKSLGIISKSKKETSELGYISEESLRKQRLAFFRESTCLCILQGHHGDDVLETILMRICRGSGTDGLSAPRPVHRHRDGLTFVRPLLAFERKTIQQALKELDIPWREDQSNTGRDFFRNRIRHDVVPALKSVSEHNPVAGALRTRTLLEEDSYDLDHIANSVFLQEVSESLTIEGFSHSRAILRRIVHHWLIRQGDLRLSAAAMDQLVTQLVQKEPITLAAGGGFIEFDGILLRRKAVASPLVHWSPIPLIPDTKVFLPEGFAVHAALVDLTDEWRERILSGKVDVKKEAFIAPVGNIIANIWLRKWMDGDRYRPLGSPGSKKLQDIFTNAKIPRMERKRIPLVCFGDENIAWIPGFPPAEAFKITKMTKQALWLTCDQT; encoded by the coding sequence ATGAGTAAAGTTTCATCAGGTCACGATTCAAAGCAAAACTGGCAAAGTTTGGCAGTTTTATTGAGTGCCCGGCTTGCTGAACCGTCTTTACATCCGGATGCGATGGTTGCCTTGGAGGAATCTCAGGGATCAATTGGGATTGCCTGCTCTGGCGGAGCAGACTCGCTGTGTTTGTTGTTATTGATCTGGGAGCGTTTCCCGCAGTTGCGTGAGCGAATGATTGTGCTGCATTACAATCATGGTCTGCGTGGTGAGGAGTCGGATAATGACGAGGTTTTTGTTAGCCTGGTCGCCAAATCACTGGGGATCATTTCTAAGTCAAAAAAAGAGACTTCAGAATTGGGTTATATCAGCGAAGAAAGTCTGCGAAAGCAGAGGCTTGCTTTTTTCCGTGAATCGACGTGCTTATGTATTTTACAAGGGCATCATGGTGACGATGTCCTTGAGACGATCTTGATGCGCATATGCCGCGGGAGTGGAACAGATGGCCTCTCTGCGCCACGTCCAGTACACCGTCACCGTGATGGGCTTACCTTTGTTCGTCCTTTACTGGCCTTCGAACGGAAAACGATCCAGCAAGCACTCAAGGAGCTTGATATTCCTTGGCGTGAGGATCAATCCAATACTGGTCGTGATTTTTTCCGAAATCGTATCCGCCATGATGTTGTTCCGGCGCTTAAGTCAGTCTCCGAGCACAATCCGGTGGCCGGGGCATTACGAACAAGGACATTGTTGGAAGAAGATTCGTATGATTTAGATCACATTGCAAATTCTGTTTTTCTTCAGGAGGTATCGGAATCATTGACTATTGAGGGATTTAGCCATTCAAGGGCGATTCTCAGGCGTATTGTTCATCATTGGCTAATTCGGCAGGGTGATCTTCGTCTTTCTGCCGCCGCAATGGACCAGTTAGTGACCCAGTTGGTCCAAAAAGAGCCGATTACTCTGGCTGCTGGGGGTGGCTTTATCGAATTTGATGGGATTTTATTGAGACGAAAAGCAGTGGCTTCACCATTGGTTCATTGGTCGCCGATTCCATTGATTCCGGATACCAAGGTTTTTCTCCCTGAGGGATTTGCGGTCCACGCAGCTCTCGTTGATCTTACTGATGAATGGAGAGAGCGAATCCTATCTGGTAAAGTGGATGTCAAAAAAGAGGCCTTTATCGCTCCAGTTGGGAATATTATTGCTAATATTTGGCTCAGAAAGTGGATGGATGGAGACCGTTACAGGCCTCTTGGCTCACCGGGCTCCAAGAAACTGCAGGATATCTTTACCAACGCAAAAATCCCCAGAATGGAACGTAAGCGTATTCCGCTGGTCTGCTTTGGGGACGAGAATATTGCATGGATTCCCGGCTTTCCACCAGCGGAAGCCTTCAAAATCACCAAAATGACGAAACAGGCTCTTTGGTTGACTTGTGACCAGACCTGA
- the ftsH gene encoding ATP-dependent zinc metalloprotease FtsH produces the protein MSEDDNQKQSQPNRGGPPDRFQPKVLIIWLAIFASILLLWSLYPGQHTGAQKLSINEVLRLAKEGQITELYIKSDPSGGANWYTVWGDRKNPGLVAADAKGDEKADSSKESDQAKDKAKAELSETVSFQSAGVLTEDRYDQLTDPSNSYKVIPKPASTLMMEIIVSLLPFILIIGLLYFLFVRQLRMAGKGAMSFGKSRAKLLVRDKDRVNFKDVAGCDEAKEEVSEVVAFLKDPKKFQKIGGRVPKGVLMVGPPGTGKTLLAKAVAGEADVPFFSISGSDFVEMFVGVGAARVRDMFEQGRKNAPCIIFIDEIDAVGRQRGAGLGGGNDEREQTLNSLLVEMDGFDGHEGIIIIAATNRPDVLDGALLRPGRFDRQIMIDLPDLNGREHILKVHAKKIRMNKDVDMVRVARSTPGFSGADLANLLNEAALIAARYDKNEVAMADIDEARDKISFGRERRKLMDEEDKRMTAYHEAGHALIQVVLEDKKLQLHKVTIIPRGRALGMTMNTATKDILGQSKKELLNHICMAMGGRIGEEVETGDFSNGASSDIKQATNIARHMVCDWGMSELGPVALGENQEHIFLAREITRSQNYSEETARMIDIEIKKIIDNQYKRATQIITERREALETIAESLLEHETIDGKHVHEILEHGKIISPVINNQPKPEDIEIDKKEAGKKAAKDDDEGEALGPGPAPAGMPA, from the coding sequence ATGAGCGAAGACGACAATCAAAAACAGTCGCAGCCCAACCGTGGCGGCCCACCTGACCGATTCCAGCCCAAGGTTCTCATTATCTGGCTGGCGATTTTCGCGTCCATACTTTTGTTGTGGTCGCTCTATCCAGGACAGCACACCGGTGCCCAGAAGCTCTCTATTAATGAGGTGCTGAGGCTTGCCAAAGAGGGCCAGATTACCGAACTGTACATCAAGTCAGACCCATCCGGAGGTGCTAATTGGTACACAGTTTGGGGAGATCGGAAAAATCCCGGTTTAGTCGCAGCAGATGCCAAGGGTGACGAAAAAGCTGATTCTTCCAAGGAATCTGATCAGGCCAAAGACAAAGCTAAAGCCGAGCTTTCTGAAACGGTGTCTTTCCAATCTGCAGGTGTCCTGACGGAAGATCGCTATGATCAGCTGACTGACCCTTCAAATTCTTACAAAGTTATCCCAAAGCCAGCCAGCACGCTGATGATGGAGATTATCGTCAGTCTGCTGCCATTTATCCTCATCATTGGATTGCTTTACTTCCTTTTTGTGCGCCAATTACGGATGGCCGGTAAGGGCGCTATGAGCTTTGGTAAAAGCCGCGCCAAGCTGCTGGTCCGCGATAAGGATCGTGTGAATTTTAAGGATGTTGCCGGCTGTGATGAAGCCAAGGAAGAGGTTTCTGAGGTCGTTGCTTTCCTTAAAGACCCGAAGAAATTCCAGAAGATCGGTGGTCGTGTCCCCAAGGGTGTGCTTATGGTGGGCCCTCCTGGGACGGGCAAGACACTTCTTGCCAAGGCCGTAGCCGGTGAGGCGGATGTTCCGTTTTTCAGCATCAGTGGCTCTGACTTTGTCGAAATGTTCGTTGGTGTTGGGGCTGCCCGTGTTCGCGATATGTTTGAGCAGGGACGTAAAAATGCACCATGCATCATTTTTATCGATGAAATCGATGCCGTTGGGCGTCAGCGTGGAGCTGGTCTCGGCGGTGGTAATGATGAACGTGAGCAAACCTTGAACTCACTTCTGGTCGAGATGGATGGTTTTGACGGCCACGAAGGCATCATCATCATTGCTGCGACGAATCGTCCGGATGTGCTTGACGGTGCCTTGCTCCGCCCAGGCCGTTTTGACCGCCAGATCATGATTGATCTACCTGACCTTAACGGTCGTGAGCACATCCTTAAGGTGCATGCCAAGAAGATCCGCATGAACAAGGATGTGGATATGGTTCGTGTCGCACGCAGCACTCCAGGTTTTTCAGGTGCGGATCTTGCCAATCTCCTCAATGAAGCGGCCTTGATTGCTGCACGCTACGACAAGAATGAGGTCGCAATGGCTGACATTGATGAGGCACGTGACAAAATTTCCTTCGGTCGTGAACGTCGAAAGTTGATGGACGAAGAAGATAAGCGCATGACCGCTTATCATGAAGCTGGTCACGCCCTGATCCAGGTTGTTCTCGAAGACAAGAAATTGCAGTTGCATAAGGTGACAATCATTCCACGTGGTCGTGCCCTAGGTATGACGATGAACACCGCAACCAAGGACATTCTTGGGCAATCCAAGAAAGAACTGCTCAACCACATATGTATGGCGATGGGTGGTCGTATCGGTGAAGAAGTGGAAACCGGTGATTTCAGTAATGGTGCATCCAGTGACATCAAACAGGCGACCAATATTGCTCGTCATATGGTCTGCGACTGGGGCATGAGTGAGCTGGGGCCTGTGGCTCTTGGCGAAAATCAGGAACACATTTTCCTGGCCCGCGAAATTACGCGAAGTCAGAACTACAGTGAAGAAACAGCTCGGATGATCGATATCGAGATCAAGAAGATCATCGATAATCAATATAAACGTGCCACACAGATTATCACTGAGCGTCGTGAAGCTTTAGAAACGATCGCGGAATCACTCCTTGAGCACGAGACGATTGACGGTAAGCACGTCCATGAAATCCTTGAGCATGGAAAGATTATCTCTCCTGTAATTAATAATCAACCGAAGCCTGAAGATATCGAAATCGATAAGAAGGAAGCAGGCAAGAAGGCGGCAAAAGATGATGATGAAGGCGAAGCCCTAGGGCCAGGACCGGCTCCTGCTGGAATGCCTGCCTGA
- a CDS encoding sulfotransferase family 2 domain-containing protein produces MIKPVYFMHIPKTAGTSINSYISQLFGNDESRIVLQVENKEWQEPGFFDTYDFVSGHPRYHHLSAEYDFSRFFKFTVLREPYHRLASFLVWFRTMADPDYPHFEDHSEVQLAISYRLKALDYASADDWKKFFDNLDPTSLDIFDNYQTRFFIQYPGFFKKVDESNFEEALETMNGFDLVGLSEELDSTLKLLARQLGAKAPADIPRENVAKDYAGLDISRPEIRELFEPFVRYDLKLYEIAEKRFAKETIVAAS; encoded by the coding sequence ATGATCAAACCAGTCTACTTCATGCACATCCCGAAAACCGCCGGGACCAGCATCAACTCATATATCAGCCAGCTATTTGGAAATGACGAGTCACGTATAGTGTTACAGGTTGAGAACAAGGAATGGCAAGAGCCTGGTTTCTTTGATACCTACGATTTTGTATCCGGACATCCACGTTATCATCACTTGAGTGCGGAATATGACTTCAGCCGTTTTTTCAAGTTTACAGTCCTGCGAGAGCCCTATCATAGATTGGCTTCCTTTTTGGTTTGGTTCCGCACCATGGCAGACCCAGACTATCCCCACTTCGAGGATCACAGCGAAGTTCAATTGGCCATCAGCTACCGCTTGAAAGCCCTGGATTATGCTTCGGCTGATGACTGGAAAAAATTCTTTGATAACCTCGACCCGACATCCCTCGATATTTTTGACAACTACCAGACGCGCTTCTTTATCCAATACCCCGGCTTCTTCAAAAAAGTGGATGAATCCAACTTCGAAGAAGCTCTGGAAACCATGAATGGCTTTGACTTGGTCGGACTGAGTGAAGAACTCGACTCAACCCTTAAGCTACTGGCAAGGCAACTGGGGGCAAAAGCGCCTGCAGATATACCTCGAGAGAATGTCGCCAAGGATTATGCAGGTTTGGACATCAGCCGCCCTGAAATACGCGAACTCTTTGAACCCTTCGTCCGCTACGACCTAAAACTCTATGAAATCGCAGAAAAGCGTTTCGCAAAAGAGACTATTGTTGCGGCCTCATGA